In one window of Desulfuromonas sp. KJ2020 DNA:
- the traF gene encoding conjugal transfer protein TraF: MQPAKGINKLFSPLILVVALIALTASSAVAMDSFFVGPRAMGMAGANVASVNDTTAQYYNPAAFGFFGKRDGNGDRITSDNNDLGRKDWGMDIGAAAGYRLHNEFGSYLDTLADIDYDLLSASGIQSESDLVDLINLLSSLSGLDQPGNAITADVTGGLGVRVGSFGMGVRTYAQASGQALDVDQTNLGLSLNGANLSADINSVTITGNDGQVAFFTADQISQLSSAGLDASAIQQLDYLIRQESLSSTQAQDLVDTLETVASTSSLTGGTLEDNTTTVRLQGFGVMEVPLSYGYALNDHWSIGGNLKFMKGRVYGTQVLVFDNDSGDILAETDENYQESNTFGIDVGIMGRYRYFNLGLVGRNLNSPKFDGLTVVNPYTLETSHFADVKLDPQVAAGVAFIPFETLTLEVDLDLTENETTLTGYKTQNISAGLEWDAFRVLALRAGVYKNLAESDIGIVYTAGLGLNLWAARLDIAGAFAGETEEFDGEDVPKETRVAAQLSIDF, from the coding sequence ATGCAGCCTGCCAAAGGAATCAACAAATTGTTTTCACCCCTCATTCTGGTTGTGGCCCTGATTGCCCTGACCGCTTCCAGCGCGGTGGCCATGGACAGCTTTTTTGTGGGCCCACGTGCCATGGGCATGGCCGGCGCCAACGTCGCCTCGGTCAACGACACTACCGCCCAGTACTACAATCCCGCCGCCTTCGGCTTTTTCGGCAAGCGGGACGGCAACGGGGACCGCATTACCAGCGACAACAACGACCTGGGCCGTAAGGACTGGGGCATGGACATCGGCGCCGCCGCCGGCTACCGCCTGCACAACGAGTTCGGCAGTTATCTTGATACCCTCGCCGACATCGATTATGACCTGCTCAGCGCCAGCGGCATTCAGAGCGAATCGGACCTGGTCGACCTCATCAATCTGCTCAGCAGCCTCTCTGGCCTCGACCAGCCCGGCAACGCCATTACCGCCGATGTCACTGGGGGCCTTGGCGTAAGAGTCGGAAGTTTCGGCATGGGCGTGCGTACCTACGCCCAGGCTTCCGGTCAGGCCCTGGACGTGGATCAGACCAATCTGGGGCTGTCCCTTAACGGTGCCAACCTCTCCGCTGACATCAACAGCGTGACCATTACTGGCAATGATGGCCAGGTTGCCTTCTTTACCGCAGACCAGATTTCCCAGCTGTCTTCTGCCGGGTTGGACGCATCCGCTATCCAGCAACTGGACTACCTTATTCGCCAGGAAAGCCTCAGTTCGACCCAGGCTCAGGATCTGGTCGACACCCTGGAAACCGTCGCCTCCACCTCCTCACTCACCGGCGGCACCCTCGAGGACAACACCACCACCGTACGCCTGCAGGGTTTCGGCGTTATGGAAGTGCCCCTGAGCTACGGCTACGCCCTCAACGACCACTGGTCCATCGGCGGCAACCTCAAGTTCATGAAGGGCCGGGTCTACGGCACCCAGGTGCTGGTCTTCGACAACGATTCCGGTGATATCCTAGCGGAAACAGACGAGAACTATCAGGAGAGCAACACCTTCGGCATCGATGTCGGCATTATGGGCCGTTACCGCTACTTCAACCTGGGTCTGGTGGGACGCAACCTCAACTCCCCCAAATTTGACGGCCTGACGGTCGTCAACCCCTACACGTTAGAAACCAGCCACTTTGCCGATGTGAAACTTGACCCTCAGGTGGCTGCCGGCGTGGCCTTTATCCCCTTCGAGACGCTGACCCTGGAAGTCGATCTCGATCTGACCGAAAATGAAACCACCCTTACCGGGTATAAGACCCAGAATATCTCTGCCGGCCTCGAATGGGACGCCTTCCGGGTGCTGGCCCTGCGCGCCGGGGTCTACAAGAATCTGGCTGAGAGCGATATCGGTATTGTCTACACTGCCGGCCTCGGCCTCAACCTGTGGGCTGCCCGCCTGGATATCGCCGGGGCCTTTGCCGGGGAAACGGAAGAGTTTGACGGCGAGGACGTGCCCAAGGAAACCCGGGTCGCCGCCCAACTCAGCATCGACTTTTAA
- a CDS encoding Sir2 family NAD-dependent protein deacetylase has protein sequence MDMSSTYREAASVLREAEALVITAGAGMGVDSGLPDFRGDHGFWKAYPMYARLGINFIGAANPEHFEQDPGFGWGFYGHRTNLYRETVPHHGFHLLQRWQERLAGESFVVTSNVDGQFQKAGFPEDHILEVHGSIHHLQCLKPCSMAIWPNGETILVELTTMRAEHIPLCPHCGSVARPNILMFGDYSWLANRSHAQEERFDMFLGRNRQRRLVVIELGAGSAIPTIRHLSERLGQRPGVRVIRINPREAHIGSPHLSLPVGALEGLTGIDACLPAG, from the coding sequence ATGGATATGTCCTCCACCTATCGTGAAGCGGCCTCAGTCTTGAGGGAGGCTGAGGCTCTTGTCATCACGGCCGGCGCCGGTATGGGCGTCGACTCTGGGCTGCCCGATTTTCGCGGCGATCACGGCTTCTGGAAAGCCTACCCCATGTACGCCCGACTGGGGATCAATTTTATCGGCGCCGCCAATCCCGAGCATTTCGAACAGGATCCCGGCTTTGGCTGGGGTTTTTACGGCCATCGCACCAATCTCTACCGGGAGACCGTCCCTCATCACGGCTTTCACCTGTTACAACGCTGGCAGGAACGTCTTGCGGGAGAATCCTTCGTGGTCACCTCCAATGTCGACGGTCAGTTTCAAAAGGCGGGTTTTCCCGAGGATCACATCCTGGAAGTGCACGGTTCCATCCATCACCTGCAATGCCTCAAGCCCTGCTCCATGGCGATCTGGCCAAACGGCGAAACGATTCTGGTGGAATTGACCACCATGCGGGCGGAGCACATCCCTCTGTGTCCGCACTGTGGCAGCGTGGCCCGTCCCAACATTCTCATGTTCGGAGATTATTCCTGGCTCGCCAACCGCAGCCATGCCCAGGAAGAGCGCTTCGACATGTTTCTGGGCCGCAACAGACAGCGGCGGCTGGTGGTGATCGAACTGGGCGCCGGTTCCGCGATACCGACCATCCGCCACCTCAGTGAACGCCTCGGCCAACGCCCGGGAGTACGCGTCATTCGCATCAATCCGCGCGAAGCGCATATCGGTTCACCGCACCTCTCGCTGCCGGTGGGAGCGCTGGAGGGCTTAACCGGGATTGACGCCTGCCTGCCAGCCGGATAA
- a CDS encoding nicotinate phosphoribosyltransferase gives MRYPALLTDLYELTMLAGYFDEGMHDTPATFDLFFREAPFKGSYAVFAGLEPALDYLTNLRFQEDELAYLRNLHIFKPAFLDFLKNFRFRGNVIAPPEGTVVFPNEPLLTVEGRLAEAQFVETALLNIINFQTLVATKAARISVAAQDGVVLEFGLRRAQGPDGGLSAARAAYIGGVHSTSNVQAGQLFGIPVKGTHAHSWVMAFPDELSAFRAYAACFPDSCVLLVDTYDTLKSGLPNALIVAKELREKGHQMLGVRLDSGDLAYLSKAARRMFDEAGFPELQVVASNELDEYLIRSIRDEGGKIDIYGVGTKLATCAGEGGGALGGVYKLVRLADQPKLKITSDIAKATLPDRKHLWRAVDAQGNFVMDIISREEECLKPGQEVYDPTNPARHKTIAENIALESLRQTVMDAGQICHSPESLERLSDRCADQLRRLPEGSLRLFNPHRYKVSISPQLHELRSRLMKAYQD, from the coding sequence ATGCGCTATCCGGCTTTGCTTACTGACCTCTATGAATTGACCATGCTGGCCGGTTATTTTGATGAAGGTATGCACGACACCCCGGCCACTTTTGACCTCTTTTTCCGGGAAGCCCCTTTTAAGGGGAGCTACGCCGTCTTTGCCGGTCTTGAGCCGGCCCTCGATTATCTGACCAACCTTCGTTTCCAGGAAGACGAACTCGCCTACCTGCGCAATCTCCATATCTTCAAGCCAGCCTTTCTGGATTTTCTCAAAAATTTCCGATTTCGCGGCAACGTCATAGCGCCGCCCGAAGGCACGGTGGTCTTTCCCAACGAACCACTGCTGACGGTAGAAGGACGCCTGGCCGAAGCCCAGTTCGTCGAAACCGCCCTGCTCAACATTATCAACTTCCAGACCCTGGTCGCCACCAAAGCCGCTCGCATCAGCGTGGCCGCCCAGGACGGCGTCGTCCTTGAATTTGGCCTGCGCCGCGCCCAAGGGCCGGACGGCGGGCTTAGCGCCGCCCGCGCCGCCTACATCGGCGGCGTTCACAGTACCAGCAATGTCCAGGCCGGCCAGCTTTTCGGCATCCCTGTCAAGGGGACACATGCCCATAGCTGGGTAATGGCCTTTCCGGATGAACTGAGCGCGTTCAGAGCCTATGCTGCGTGTTTTCCCGACAGTTGCGTCCTGCTGGTCGATACTTACGACACCCTGAAAAGCGGCCTGCCCAATGCCCTCATCGTCGCCAAAGAACTGCGCGAAAAGGGGCACCAGATGCTCGGGGTCCGCCTCGACTCGGGAGACCTGGCCTACTTGAGCAAGGCGGCCCGCCGCATGTTTGACGAGGCAGGCTTTCCCGAATTGCAGGTCGTCGCCTCCAACGAATTGGACGAATACCTCATCCGCTCCATTCGCGACGAGGGAGGCAAAATCGACATCTATGGCGTCGGCACCAAGCTGGCCACCTGTGCCGGCGAAGGGGGCGGCGCTCTCGGCGGCGTTTACAAGCTGGTGCGCCTGGCAGACCAGCCCAAGCTCAAGATCACCAGCGATATCGCCAAGGCGACTCTGCCAGACCGCAAGCACCTGTGGCGCGCAGTGGACGCGCAGGGCAACTTTGTCATGGACATCATTTCCCGTGAAGAAGAATGCTTAAAACCGGGGCAAGAAGTCTATGACCCCACGAACCCGGCCCGACACAAAACAATCGCGGAGAACATTGCCCTGGAGAGTCTGCGCCAGACCGTCATGGACGCAGGGCAGATTTGTCACAGCCCAGAATCCCTGGAACGACTCTCCGACCGCTGCGCCGACCAACTCCGTCGCCTGCCGGAAGGCTCTCTGCGGCTGTTCAACCCTCATCGCTACAAGGTCTCCATCAGCCCCCAGCTTCACGAGTTGAGAAGCCGTCTCATGAAGGCTTACCAGGACTAA